A region of Pseudomonas putida DNA encodes the following proteins:
- the garD gene encoding galactarate dehydratase produces the protein MQLIEHSDSPRYVRLHDDDNVVVVVNDGGLGEGARFADGLTLVEGVPQSHKVATVLIAKGEPVRRYGQIIGYALEDLRQGSWVQESQLAMPEAPALDSLPRCDAIPDALPPLDGFTFEGYRNADGTVGTRNILGITTTVQCVTGVLEHAVKRIRQELLPHYPNVDDVVAITHSYGCGVAINARDAYIPIRTVRNLARNPNLGGEALVISLGCEKLQAGQVMHDNDPSVDLSDPWLYRLQDASLGFGEMIEQIMALAETRLKKLDQRRRETVPASELILGMQCGGSDAFSGITANPALGYASDLLVRAGATVLFSEVTEVRDAIYMLTSRAENQDVAEALVREMDWYDRYLQQGAADRSANTTPGNKKGGLSNIVEKSLGSIVKSGSGAIQGVLGPGERVARKGLIFCATPASDFVCGTLQLAAGMNLHVFTTGRGTPYGLAMAPVVKVCTRTELAQRWPDLIDIDAGRIATGRASIEELGWELFHYYLDVASGRKQTWAEQHRLHNDITLFNPAPIT, from the coding sequence ATGCAGTTGATCGAACACTCCGACTCGCCCCGCTACGTCCGCCTGCACGACGACGACAATGTCGTGGTGGTGGTCAACGACGGCGGCCTGGGCGAAGGCGCCCGCTTCGCCGATGGCCTGACCCTGGTCGAAGGCGTGCCGCAGAGCCACAAGGTCGCCACCGTGCTGATCGCCAAAGGCGAGCCCGTGCGCCGCTATGGGCAGATCATCGGTTACGCCCTGGAAGACTTGCGCCAGGGCAGCTGGGTCCAGGAAAGCCAGCTGGCCATGCCTGAAGCCCCGGCGCTGGACAGCCTGCCGCGCTGCGATGCCATCCCCGACGCCCTGCCGCCGCTCGACGGCTTTACCTTCGAGGGCTACCGCAATGCCGACGGCACCGTCGGCACCCGCAACATCCTTGGCATCACCACCACCGTGCAATGCGTGACCGGCGTGCTGGAGCATGCGGTCAAGCGCATTCGCCAAGAGCTGCTGCCCCATTACCCCAACGTCGATGACGTGGTCGCCATCACCCACAGTTACGGCTGCGGCGTGGCGATCAACGCCCGCGATGCGTACATCCCGATCCGCACCGTGCGCAACCTGGCGCGCAACCCTAACCTTGGGGGCGAAGCGCTGGTCATCAGCCTGGGCTGCGAAAAACTGCAGGCCGGCCAGGTGATGCATGACAACGACCCGTCGGTGGACCTCAGCGACCCGTGGCTGTACCGCCTGCAGGATGCCAGCCTGGGCTTCGGCGAAATGATCGAGCAGATCATGGCCCTGGCTGAGACCCGCTTGAAGAAGCTCGACCAGCGCCGTCGCGAAACGGTGCCCGCCAGCGAGCTGATCCTGGGTATGCAGTGTGGCGGCAGCGATGCATTCTCTGGCATCACCGCCAACCCGGCGCTGGGCTATGCCTCTGACCTGCTGGTGCGCGCCGGCGCAACCGTGCTGTTCTCGGAAGTGACCGAGGTGCGTGACGCCATCTACATGCTGACCTCCCGCGCCGAGAACCAGGACGTGGCCGAGGCGCTGGTGCGTGAGATGGACTGGTACGACCGCTACCTGCAACAAGGTGCGGCCGACCGCAGCGCCAACACCACGCCGGGCAACAAGAAAGGCGGCCTGTCCAACATCGTCGAAAAGTCCTTGGGCTCGATCGTGAAGTCCGGCAGCGGCGCTATTCAGGGCGTGCTCGGCCCAGGCGAGCGGGTTGCACGTAAAGGCCTGATCTTCTGCGCCACCCCGGCCAGCGACTTTGTCTGCGGCACCTTGCAACTGGCCGCCGGCATGAACCTGCATGTCTTCACCACCGGCCGCGGCACCCCCTACGGCCTGGCCATGGCGCCGGTGGTCAAGGTGTGCACCCGCACCGAGCTGGCCCAGCGCTGGCCTGACCTTATCGACATCGATGCAGGGCGCATCGCCACAGGCCGCGCAAGCATCGAGGAACTGGGTTGGGAGCTGTTCCACTACTACCTGGACGTGGCCAGCGGCCGCAAACAGACCTGGGCCGAACAGCACAGGCTGCACAACGACATCACCCTGTTCAACCCGGCGCCAATCACCTGA